In one Magallana gigas chromosome 7, xbMagGiga1.1, whole genome shotgun sequence genomic region, the following are encoded:
- the LOC105341096 gene encoding nuclear receptor subfamily 1 group D member 2 isoform X2, giving the protein MSRTLPKMLDCGWKNDDMINTSNTTSTIATAKDKVLFLPGPLLNYQQQSEALASMNGIDPVRLNEVLQQIARTQRQRTSSSESEEAVNDRGVDTKSSVDRDQKSPFPGQMHWSSDGLKMLKIVQNQESQRADSQSNGRSQEDRGEPFSPASHKSSRIQSPEASIKSPTFTESATNKSSIYNQNHSPMSLYSDAIASKKNNRLYAAENRFSPDGHSDRVPSSTFTPNSNHRSRTPSSEQDRKVIMSPPPHGVDQPLYIQTDTRDQKSLSEMEGLVSTTEPTERKPNQRPPANREPEKAMQVNSPSSTSGLPKSNGTSNNNWNLKCLVCGDRSSGIHYGVLACEGCKGFFRRALQDIGDPARKRCYYNKSCDITILTRNRCQYCRLQKCLALGMSRSAAKLGRRSRKMREMIKTMEDSQTEQALHGLLSLNSEAERRIAASAGEAAKSEIGPENLHKEAAPQASMAALSMLLKQRAQSQHSPDQNRNSVETNCSTEDSNDSMQRVSIKQENTEDEYASRPASNHEINNIPAHSQNGDPAVRNSIVSSLLTLPQHVAFRYPHPPFLLQGGDEKTSLEEAFPQYVQNLINHHNEIAAHENFLTQQQHSVIVENMTLDLRKHNRGDGPEEKFHRSPIKKRPYNPNASSDIYPEPTKYARTETISERAESPESPQKLVINMGQDYSIKQSSSPPPRPHPLYRGERGLDHTAVVAPIVKPNIYIHREEDTKLTIPLLTFKIHESFNQTFTFLKLQLNHMEEILALHKDRLARIDQLSISNPHTLKSILFPELHAQLRNPDGTVCEAGEVCWEGFQSLLNKTIQDTVIFAKKIPGFPHLDQDDQISLIKGGCFEVACVIHSKFIDSDTNTMFVAGKNTLVCREDMKRGFPLGEHFVELFFNLCVRFNAYKLGDAEKALFSALVLISPDRQGLKNREKVSKLQELLIQALQTQITQSHPTEVGLFPRLLMSISSLRELGVEHRRMLESLKHQMSFRHDLYAETFDLC; this is encoded by the exons ACGATGACATGATTAACACATCCAACACCACTTCAACCATTGCTACCGCGAAAGACAAGGTTCTGTTTTTACCCGGTCCACTTCTAAACTACCAGCAACAGAGCGAAGCATTGGCCAGCATGAACGGCATCGATCCCGTAAGGCTCAACGAAGTCCTGCAACAGATTGCTCGGACGCAGCGACAACGCACGAGCAGTAGCGAGTCAGAGGAAGCTGTAAACGATCGAGGGGTGGATACAAAATCTTCAGTGGACAGAGATCAGAAGAGCCCATTCCCAG GCCAAATGCACTGGAGCAGTGATGGATTAAAGATgctgaaaattgttcaaaaccAAGAATCTCAGAGGGCAGACTCCCAGTCCAATGGACGTTCACAGGAGGACAGGGGTGAACCGTTCAGCCCCGCCTCACACAAATCTAGTCGCATCCAATCACCCGAAGCCTCCATCAAATCGCCCACCTTCACCGAGTCTGCAACCAACAAATCTTCCATTTACAACCAAAACCATTCTCCCATGTCTTTGTATTCAGATGCCATCGCATCCAAAAAGAACAACCGGCTATACGCGGCGGAAAACCGATTTTCACCTGACGGACATTCAGACCGTGTGCCCAGTTCGACCTTCACCCCGAATTCCAATCACAGGTCAAGGACACCTTCATCAGAACAAGACCGCAAGGTCATCATGTCGCCTCCCCCCCATGGGGTCGACCAGCCATTGTACATTCAAACAGACACCAGGGACCAGAAGTCTTTGTCCGAGATGGAGGGCCTAGTGTCCACAACAGAGCCGACGGAACGGAAACCAAACCAGAGGCCACCCGCTAACAGAGAACCAGAGAAGGCCATGCAGGTCAACAGTCCATCCTCAACTTCTG GTTTGCCTAAATCCAATGGTACCAGCAACAACAACTGGAACCTAAAGTGTTTGGTGTGTGGAGACCGGTCGTCCGGAATCCACTACGGAGTCCTCGCATGTGAAGGCTGCAAG GGTTTCTTCCGTAGAGCTCTGCAGGATATCGGAGACCCCGCTCGCAAACGGTGCTATTACAACAAAAGCTGTGACATCACAATCTTAACTCGCAATCGATGCCAATACTGCCGTCTACAAAAATGTCTGGCCCTGGGCATGTCTCGATCAG ctGCAAAATTGGGTCGAAGATCTCGCAAGATGAGGGAGATGATCAAAACAATGGAGGACTCGCAAACCGAACAGGCCCTTCATGGCCTACTGAGTTTGAACTCAGAAGCAGAACGTCGCATTGCTGCCTCCGCAGGAGAAGCCGCCAAAAGTGAGATTGGACCTGAGAATCTCCACAAGGAGGCTGCACCGCAAGCATCGATGGCTGCCCTGTCAATGCTTCTGAAGCAGAGGGCCCAGAGTCAGCACTCACCAGACCAGAACCGAAATTCTGTGGAAACCAACTGCTCAACAGAGGACAGCAACGACAGCATGCAGAGGGTCAGCATTAAACAGGAAAACACTGAGGACGAGTACGCCTCCAGACCCGCGTCAAACCACGAAATTAACAATATTCCTGCCCACTCACAAAATGGCGACCCAGCTGTCCGCAACTCCATTGTCAGCTCATTGCTGACGCTGCCCCAGCACGTCGCATTCAGATACCCCCACCCCCCGTTCCTGCTGCAGGGAGGGGACGAGAAGACAAGCCTTGAAGAGGCCTTCCCCCAGTATGTCCAGAACCTGATCAATCACCACAATGAGATAGCGGCCCACGAAAACTTCCTGACCCAGCAGCAGCACTCGGTCATCGTGGAGAACATGACCCTTGACCTGCGTAAACACAACCGAGGGGATGGACCTGAGGAAAAGTTCCATCGAAGCCCCATCAAGAAGCGACCCTACAATCCCAATGCGAGTTCCGACATTTACCCCGAACCAACCAAGTATGCACGCACCGAAACAATCTCAGAAAGGGCAGAGTCTCCTGAATCGCCCCAGAAACTGGTCATCAACATGGGCCAGGACTACAGCATAAAGCAGTCCTCCTCCCCTCCCCCTAGGCCCCACCCACTGTACCGGGGGGAGAGAGGCCTCGATCACACGGCGGTTGTGGCGCCCATTGTGAAACCCAACATTTACATTCACCGGGAGGAAGACACAAAACTGACAATTCCACTCCTGACGTTCAAAATCCACGAATCGTTTAATCAGACTTTTACATTCCTGAAGCTTCAGCTGAACCACATGGAGGAGATCCTGGCCCTCCACAAAGACAGGCTGGCACGCATCGATCAACTGTCCATCAGCAACCCCCACACACTCAAGAGCATCCTGTTCCCAGAATTGCACGCTCAATTaaga AATCCAGATGGCACAGTTTGTGAGGCGGGAGAGGTATGCTGGGAAGGATTCCAAAGTCTTCTGAACAAAACCATCCAAGATACGGTCATCTTTGCCAAGAAAATCCCTGGCTTCCCCCACCTGGATCAAGATGATCAAATTAGTCTCATTAAGGGAGGCTGCTTCGAG GTTGCCTGCGTGATTCACTCCAAATTCATCGACTCGGACACCAACACCATGTTTGTTGCCGGCAAGAACACCCTTGTTTGTCGAGAGGACATGAAGCGGGGATTCCCCCTGGGCGAGCACTTTGTGGAACTCTTCTTCAACCTTTGTGTGCGCTTCAATGCTTACAAGCTGGGAGACGCTGAAAAAGCTCTTTTCAGTGCTCTTGTTCTTATTTCACCAG ATCGTCAGGGTCTGAAGAACAGAGAGAAAGTGAGCAAACTACAGGAGCTTCTGATCCAAGCCCTGCAGACCCAGATCACACAGAGTCACCCCACAGAGGTGGGCCTGTTCCCGCGCCTCCTGATGAGCATCTCGAGCCTTCGCGAGCTCGGGGTCGAGCACCGGCGCATGCTCGAGAGTCTCAAGCACCAGATGAGCTTCCGCCATGATTTGTACGCTGAAACCTTTGATCTCTGCTGA
- the LOC105341096 gene encoding nuclear receptor subfamily 1 group D member 2 isoform X5: MKNRYSYCVDTNDDMINTSNTTSTIATAKDKVLFLPGPLLNYQQQSEALASMNGIDPVRLNEVLQQIARTQRQRTSSSESEEAVNDRGVDTKSSVDRDQKSPFPGQMHWSSDGLKMLKIVQNQESQRADSQSNGRSQEDRGEPFSPASHKSSRIQSPEASIKSPTFTESATNKSSIYNQNHSPMSLYSDAIASKKNNRLYAAENRFSPDGHSDRVPSSTFTPNSNHRSRTPSSEQDRKVIMSPPPHGVDQPLYIQTDTRDQKSLSEMEGLVSTTEPTERKPNQRPPANREPEKAMQVNSPSSTSGLPKSNGTSNNNWNLKCLVCGDRSSGIHYGVLACEGCKGFFRRALQDIGDPARKRCYYNKSCDITILTRNRCQYCRLQKCLALGMSRSAAKLGRRSRKMREMIKTMEDSQTEQALHGLLSLNSEAERRIAASAGEAAKSEIGPENLHKEAAPQASMAALSMLLKQRAQSQHSPDQNRNSVETNCSTEDSNDSMQRVSIKQENTEDEYASRPASNHEINNIPAHSQNGDPAVRNSIVSSLLTLPQHVAFRYPHPPFLLQGGDEKTSLEEAFPQYVQNLINHHNEIAAHENFLTQQQHSVIVENMTLDLRKHNRGDGPEEKFHRSPIKKRPYNPNASSDIYPEPTKYARTETISERAESPESPQKLVINMGQDYSIKQSSSPPPRPHPLYRGERGLDHTAVVAPIVKPNIYIHREEDTKLTIPLLTFKIHESFNQTFTFLKLQLNHMEEILALHKDRLARIDQLSISNPHTLKSILFPELHAQLRNPDGTVCEAGEVCWEGFQSLLNKTIQDTVIFAKKIPGFPHLDQDDQISLIKGGCFEVACVIHSKFIDSDTNTMFVAGKNTLVCREDMKRGFPLGEHFVELFFNLCVRFNAYKLGDAEKALFSALVLISPDRQGLKNREKVSKLQELLIQALQTQITQSHPTEVGLFPRLLMSISSLRELGVEHRRMLESLKHQMSFRHDLYAETFDLC; the protein is encoded by the exons ACGATGACATGATTAACACATCCAACACCACTTCAACCATTGCTACCGCGAAAGACAAGGTTCTGTTTTTACCCGGTCCACTTCTAAACTACCAGCAACAGAGCGAAGCATTGGCCAGCATGAACGGCATCGATCCCGTAAGGCTCAACGAAGTCCTGCAACAGATTGCTCGGACGCAGCGACAACGCACGAGCAGTAGCGAGTCAGAGGAAGCTGTAAACGATCGAGGGGTGGATACAAAATCTTCAGTGGACAGAGATCAGAAGAGCCCATTCCCAG GCCAAATGCACTGGAGCAGTGATGGATTAAAGATgctgaaaattgttcaaaaccAAGAATCTCAGAGGGCAGACTCCCAGTCCAATGGACGTTCACAGGAGGACAGGGGTGAACCGTTCAGCCCCGCCTCACACAAATCTAGTCGCATCCAATCACCCGAAGCCTCCATCAAATCGCCCACCTTCACCGAGTCTGCAACCAACAAATCTTCCATTTACAACCAAAACCATTCTCCCATGTCTTTGTATTCAGATGCCATCGCATCCAAAAAGAACAACCGGCTATACGCGGCGGAAAACCGATTTTCACCTGACGGACATTCAGACCGTGTGCCCAGTTCGACCTTCACCCCGAATTCCAATCACAGGTCAAGGACACCTTCATCAGAACAAGACCGCAAGGTCATCATGTCGCCTCCCCCCCATGGGGTCGACCAGCCATTGTACATTCAAACAGACACCAGGGACCAGAAGTCTTTGTCCGAGATGGAGGGCCTAGTGTCCACAACAGAGCCGACGGAACGGAAACCAAACCAGAGGCCACCCGCTAACAGAGAACCAGAGAAGGCCATGCAGGTCAACAGTCCATCCTCAACTTCTG GTTTGCCTAAATCCAATGGTACCAGCAACAACAACTGGAACCTAAAGTGTTTGGTGTGTGGAGACCGGTCGTCCGGAATCCACTACGGAGTCCTCGCATGTGAAGGCTGCAAG GGTTTCTTCCGTAGAGCTCTGCAGGATATCGGAGACCCCGCTCGCAAACGGTGCTATTACAACAAAAGCTGTGACATCACAATCTTAACTCGCAATCGATGCCAATACTGCCGTCTACAAAAATGTCTGGCCCTGGGCATGTCTCGATCAG ctGCAAAATTGGGTCGAAGATCTCGCAAGATGAGGGAGATGATCAAAACAATGGAGGACTCGCAAACCGAACAGGCCCTTCATGGCCTACTGAGTTTGAACTCAGAAGCAGAACGTCGCATTGCTGCCTCCGCAGGAGAAGCCGCCAAAAGTGAGATTGGACCTGAGAATCTCCACAAGGAGGCTGCACCGCAAGCATCGATGGCTGCCCTGTCAATGCTTCTGAAGCAGAGGGCCCAGAGTCAGCACTCACCAGACCAGAACCGAAATTCTGTGGAAACCAACTGCTCAACAGAGGACAGCAACGACAGCATGCAGAGGGTCAGCATTAAACAGGAAAACACTGAGGACGAGTACGCCTCCAGACCCGCGTCAAACCACGAAATTAACAATATTCCTGCCCACTCACAAAATGGCGACCCAGCTGTCCGCAACTCCATTGTCAGCTCATTGCTGACGCTGCCCCAGCACGTCGCATTCAGATACCCCCACCCCCCGTTCCTGCTGCAGGGAGGGGACGAGAAGACAAGCCTTGAAGAGGCCTTCCCCCAGTATGTCCAGAACCTGATCAATCACCACAATGAGATAGCGGCCCACGAAAACTTCCTGACCCAGCAGCAGCACTCGGTCATCGTGGAGAACATGACCCTTGACCTGCGTAAACACAACCGAGGGGATGGACCTGAGGAAAAGTTCCATCGAAGCCCCATCAAGAAGCGACCCTACAATCCCAATGCGAGTTCCGACATTTACCCCGAACCAACCAAGTATGCACGCACCGAAACAATCTCAGAAAGGGCAGAGTCTCCTGAATCGCCCCAGAAACTGGTCATCAACATGGGCCAGGACTACAGCATAAAGCAGTCCTCCTCCCCTCCCCCTAGGCCCCACCCACTGTACCGGGGGGAGAGAGGCCTCGATCACACGGCGGTTGTGGCGCCCATTGTGAAACCCAACATTTACATTCACCGGGAGGAAGACACAAAACTGACAATTCCACTCCTGACGTTCAAAATCCACGAATCGTTTAATCAGACTTTTACATTCCTGAAGCTTCAGCTGAACCACATGGAGGAGATCCTGGCCCTCCACAAAGACAGGCTGGCACGCATCGATCAACTGTCCATCAGCAACCCCCACACACTCAAGAGCATCCTGTTCCCAGAATTGCACGCTCAATTaaga AATCCAGATGGCACAGTTTGTGAGGCGGGAGAGGTATGCTGGGAAGGATTCCAAAGTCTTCTGAACAAAACCATCCAAGATACGGTCATCTTTGCCAAGAAAATCCCTGGCTTCCCCCACCTGGATCAAGATGATCAAATTAGTCTCATTAAGGGAGGCTGCTTCGAG GTTGCCTGCGTGATTCACTCCAAATTCATCGACTCGGACACCAACACCATGTTTGTTGCCGGCAAGAACACCCTTGTTTGTCGAGAGGACATGAAGCGGGGATTCCCCCTGGGCGAGCACTTTGTGGAACTCTTCTTCAACCTTTGTGTGCGCTTCAATGCTTACAAGCTGGGAGACGCTGAAAAAGCTCTTTTCAGTGCTCTTGTTCTTATTTCACCAG ATCGTCAGGGTCTGAAGAACAGAGAGAAAGTGAGCAAACTACAGGAGCTTCTGATCCAAGCCCTGCAGACCCAGATCACACAGAGTCACCCCACAGAGGTGGGCCTGTTCCCGCGCCTCCTGATGAGCATCTCGAGCCTTCGCGAGCTCGGGGTCGAGCACCGGCGCATGCTCGAGAGTCTCAAGCACCAGATGAGCTTCCGCCATGATTTGTACGCTGAAACCTTTGATCTCTGCTGA
- the LOC105341096 gene encoding nuclear receptor subfamily 1 group D member 2 isoform X6 has translation MINTSNTTSTIATAKDKVLFLPGPLLNYQQQSEALASMNGIDPVRLNEVLQQIARTQRQRTSSSESEEAVNDRGVDTKSSVDRDQKSPFPGQMHWSSDGLKMLKIVQNQESQRADSQSNGRSQEDRGEPFSPASHKSSRIQSPEASIKSPTFTESATNKSSIYNQNHSPMSLYSDAIASKKNNRLYAAENRFSPDGHSDRVPSSTFTPNSNHRSRTPSSEQDRKVIMSPPPHGVDQPLYIQTDTRDQKSLSEMEGLVSTTEPTERKPNQRPPANREPEKAMQVNSPSSTSGLPKSNGTSNNNWNLKCLVCGDRSSGIHYGVLACEGCKGFFRRALQDIGDPARKRCYYNKSCDITILTRNRCQYCRLQKCLALGMSRSAAKLGRRSRKMREMIKTMEDSQTEQALHGLLSLNSEAERRIAASAGEAAKSEIGPENLHKEAAPQASMAALSMLLKQRAQSQHSPDQNRNSVETNCSTEDSNDSMQRVSIKQENTEDEYASRPASNHEINNIPAHSQNGDPAVRNSIVSSLLTLPQHVAFRYPHPPFLLQGGDEKTSLEEAFPQYVQNLINHHNEIAAHENFLTQQQHSVIVENMTLDLRKHNRGDGPEEKFHRSPIKKRPYNPNASSDIYPEPTKYARTETISERAESPESPQKLVINMGQDYSIKQSSSPPPRPHPLYRGERGLDHTAVVAPIVKPNIYIHREEDTKLTIPLLTFKIHESFNQTFTFLKLQLNHMEEILALHKDRLARIDQLSISNPHTLKSILFPELHAQLRNPDGTVCEAGEVCWEGFQSLLNKTIQDTVIFAKKIPGFPHLDQDDQISLIKGGCFEVACVIHSKFIDSDTNTMFVAGKNTLVCREDMKRGFPLGEHFVELFFNLCVRFNAYKLGDAEKALFSALVLISPDRQGLKNREKVSKLQELLIQALQTQITQSHPTEVGLFPRLLMSISSLRELGVEHRRMLESLKHQMSFRHDLYAETFDLC, from the exons ATGATTAACACATCCAACACCACTTCAACCATTGCTACCGCGAAAGACAAGGTTCTGTTTTTACCCGGTCCACTTCTAAACTACCAGCAACAGAGCGAAGCATTGGCCAGCATGAACGGCATCGATCCCGTAAGGCTCAACGAAGTCCTGCAACAGATTGCTCGGACGCAGCGACAACGCACGAGCAGTAGCGAGTCAGAGGAAGCTGTAAACGATCGAGGGGTGGATACAAAATCTTCAGTGGACAGAGATCAGAAGAGCCCATTCCCAG GCCAAATGCACTGGAGCAGTGATGGATTAAAGATgctgaaaattgttcaaaaccAAGAATCTCAGAGGGCAGACTCCCAGTCCAATGGACGTTCACAGGAGGACAGGGGTGAACCGTTCAGCCCCGCCTCACACAAATCTAGTCGCATCCAATCACCCGAAGCCTCCATCAAATCGCCCACCTTCACCGAGTCTGCAACCAACAAATCTTCCATTTACAACCAAAACCATTCTCCCATGTCTTTGTATTCAGATGCCATCGCATCCAAAAAGAACAACCGGCTATACGCGGCGGAAAACCGATTTTCACCTGACGGACATTCAGACCGTGTGCCCAGTTCGACCTTCACCCCGAATTCCAATCACAGGTCAAGGACACCTTCATCAGAACAAGACCGCAAGGTCATCATGTCGCCTCCCCCCCATGGGGTCGACCAGCCATTGTACATTCAAACAGACACCAGGGACCAGAAGTCTTTGTCCGAGATGGAGGGCCTAGTGTCCACAACAGAGCCGACGGAACGGAAACCAAACCAGAGGCCACCCGCTAACAGAGAACCAGAGAAGGCCATGCAGGTCAACAGTCCATCCTCAACTTCTG GTTTGCCTAAATCCAATGGTACCAGCAACAACAACTGGAACCTAAAGTGTTTGGTGTGTGGAGACCGGTCGTCCGGAATCCACTACGGAGTCCTCGCATGTGAAGGCTGCAAG GGTTTCTTCCGTAGAGCTCTGCAGGATATCGGAGACCCCGCTCGCAAACGGTGCTATTACAACAAAAGCTGTGACATCACAATCTTAACTCGCAATCGATGCCAATACTGCCGTCTACAAAAATGTCTGGCCCTGGGCATGTCTCGATCAG ctGCAAAATTGGGTCGAAGATCTCGCAAGATGAGGGAGATGATCAAAACAATGGAGGACTCGCAAACCGAACAGGCCCTTCATGGCCTACTGAGTTTGAACTCAGAAGCAGAACGTCGCATTGCTGCCTCCGCAGGAGAAGCCGCCAAAAGTGAGATTGGACCTGAGAATCTCCACAAGGAGGCTGCACCGCAAGCATCGATGGCTGCCCTGTCAATGCTTCTGAAGCAGAGGGCCCAGAGTCAGCACTCACCAGACCAGAACCGAAATTCTGTGGAAACCAACTGCTCAACAGAGGACAGCAACGACAGCATGCAGAGGGTCAGCATTAAACAGGAAAACACTGAGGACGAGTACGCCTCCAGACCCGCGTCAAACCACGAAATTAACAATATTCCTGCCCACTCACAAAATGGCGACCCAGCTGTCCGCAACTCCATTGTCAGCTCATTGCTGACGCTGCCCCAGCACGTCGCATTCAGATACCCCCACCCCCCGTTCCTGCTGCAGGGAGGGGACGAGAAGACAAGCCTTGAAGAGGCCTTCCCCCAGTATGTCCAGAACCTGATCAATCACCACAATGAGATAGCGGCCCACGAAAACTTCCTGACCCAGCAGCAGCACTCGGTCATCGTGGAGAACATGACCCTTGACCTGCGTAAACACAACCGAGGGGATGGACCTGAGGAAAAGTTCCATCGAAGCCCCATCAAGAAGCGACCCTACAATCCCAATGCGAGTTCCGACATTTACCCCGAACCAACCAAGTATGCACGCACCGAAACAATCTCAGAAAGGGCAGAGTCTCCTGAATCGCCCCAGAAACTGGTCATCAACATGGGCCAGGACTACAGCATAAAGCAGTCCTCCTCCCCTCCCCCTAGGCCCCACCCACTGTACCGGGGGGAGAGAGGCCTCGATCACACGGCGGTTGTGGCGCCCATTGTGAAACCCAACATTTACATTCACCGGGAGGAAGACACAAAACTGACAATTCCACTCCTGACGTTCAAAATCCACGAATCGTTTAATCAGACTTTTACATTCCTGAAGCTTCAGCTGAACCACATGGAGGAGATCCTGGCCCTCCACAAAGACAGGCTGGCACGCATCGATCAACTGTCCATCAGCAACCCCCACACACTCAAGAGCATCCTGTTCCCAGAATTGCACGCTCAATTaaga AATCCAGATGGCACAGTTTGTGAGGCGGGAGAGGTATGCTGGGAAGGATTCCAAAGTCTTCTGAACAAAACCATCCAAGATACGGTCATCTTTGCCAAGAAAATCCCTGGCTTCCCCCACCTGGATCAAGATGATCAAATTAGTCTCATTAAGGGAGGCTGCTTCGAG GTTGCCTGCGTGATTCACTCCAAATTCATCGACTCGGACACCAACACCATGTTTGTTGCCGGCAAGAACACCCTTGTTTGTCGAGAGGACATGAAGCGGGGATTCCCCCTGGGCGAGCACTTTGTGGAACTCTTCTTCAACCTTTGTGTGCGCTTCAATGCTTACAAGCTGGGAGACGCTGAAAAAGCTCTTTTCAGTGCTCTTGTTCTTATTTCACCAG ATCGTCAGGGTCTGAAGAACAGAGAGAAAGTGAGCAAACTACAGGAGCTTCTGATCCAAGCCCTGCAGACCCAGATCACACAGAGTCACCCCACAGAGGTGGGCCTGTTCCCGCGCCTCCTGATGAGCATCTCGAGCCTTCGCGAGCTCGGGGTCGAGCACCGGCGCATGCTCGAGAGTCTCAAGCACCAGATGAGCTTCCGCCATGATTTGTACGCTGAAACCTTTGATCTCTGCTGA